The Raphanus sativus cultivar WK10039 chromosome 6, ASM80110v3, whole genome shotgun sequence sequence TTAGATTTGTAATACATGGTTTAGCCAAACTGCCTTGCAAATTATTACAGGTAAACTAACTCCTTTCTCCTTGGCTTTTGTTTGCTTCTATATGATGCCTGACACTTTCAGAGAAGAAAGAACAACGAAGACGAACCAAAGCACCATGAAATAAGCAGAAGTAAGCCAAGCCCACAGCCTTGGACCTCCAAGCTCAGCTCCTATAATCAACCTTCTCAACACAAGCACCACTATACATCCTACTGATGTCGCAAAGAATATCAGCAGAGAGAAGCTTAGCCCTTTCGCATTTTCTATGTATAGAGGCTCTCTGTATGCAAAGTAGTTGTATACTGTGTTTATCAGCCACGGAACTCCAATCCCCACATATATGTTCACCGAGTTACtgcccaacaaaaaaaaaaaagtatcaccAAAGGAAcatctttgttttgtttgaaatGAGTTTTGAACTTTTTCTTACCTGCAGGTGATGTTTGCTATAGCTGAATCTGCAGTTAGTTGTCGCTCTGCAGCAATTTTACTTGCTACTAAATCTGGCCATGAGGTTCCAGCTGCGAGTGCTGTGAATGCTATCACATATGGGTTTATACCTGCAAAccgaagcaaaaaaaaaaaaaaaaagagttaacaATTGTTCAAGAGCTAACATGAATGTTGAATCATTTTTGATGGAATTTTCCAGAGCTTTATGTGTGTACCAGTGACACAGCTTATAAGATCGGTAAGTCTTGTGACAACAAAGGCTACTCCGCTGATAAAGAGAAGCGAGCAGATAAAAGCGATCCAACCGTGAGCAATGTTGCAAGGTGGCACAAATGCAAAAAGTATTTTCCAAGGGGCAAGGACCAATTGCCAAAATGATTTGGCTATTCGAAGGTAAATGCTATCAACTTTCTTTGATTCTGATGTTTCCAACTGTTCGATTAAGGAAGAgaaacaagttaaaaaaaaattgtgttgaTAATGGTGATCTAAAAGCCCACAAGGTGGTATGGGATAGAAGAATCTAAAACCACATGGTTAGATGAAGATTCTTACCGTGATTGCATCTACGAATTGCTGTTTCCAAGTGTCGAAAACTGTAGCCTTCTTCTTTGCCTTACCCCTCTTAGTAGAAGATTCTGCTGAATTATCTGCCACTGTGTGATAGGTGATCCCTGCAAAAGTGTTTGGTACAGGGGGAATTTTGATATATTACAACCGAAGAGATAAAAGCAAATACAGGCGGCGTTGGTAATTACGCTGAGGTTACCTGCATCACTGTTAGCTGAATGAATAGAGAAGATATCAACAATGTTTCTGTTTCCTGACTCAGCAGCTCCCTGAGCGGCATCCGGATAGACGTCATGAACATCATTGTCATCTATGGATGTATCAGTCTCCTCTGGAACCCACTCCTCTGGCCTATCACCTCTTGACCTTTGATTATCATAATACAAACACAAATATTCAAATCATTAGCGGAAATCCATTTTGCAGAAGCTAGTAGTACTATAGGCTGGAGAAGAAACCTACATTGGTAAGGACAAGTAAGGCCAACGCTTGTCTTGCGCATACGCGTGAACTAGAAGAAAACCGTATTGCAGAACCGTTAATGATGCCTCCACAAGTGTAACTACATTTGGTGACCACACCTTTGTGACACATGAAAAGAAACACCATCTTAGACAGCTGTTTAAATGAGTATATAATTGAACAGAAGCTGATAGTTTCACAGTAAACACTACACCTCGAGGATAATGTAAAGCCAAATGTAGGCCCAAAAAGACCAAACAAGCTCGACAAGCCAAACGCCTAAGTCGGATATCTTTTTGAGTTCTCCAGCTTTAGGCATGAGGACACAGACAGCGTGGATAGGGAAAAGATCAAAAGCAGCAGAGCCAACAAGCGTTCCAGGACCAAGACCTATACAACAAAACAATGAGTGTGTCAGACTTTTAAAGGAGCTAAaagtgaaagaagaagaaggaagaaggaagaaggaagaaggtaGAGACCTCCAGCATAGCGCTCGCCCAAGTTGCGAAAAGCATCAATGGTAGCGAGAGAAATCTGAGGGAAGCTAGTTCCAAAGGCCAACAAACTGATGTCTGCAATGGTAAAGTTCCAGACTTTCTTGTAGGTGATGAGTTGAGCTTTAGTAACAGGGTCAACTGAAACCACTTTGCGAGAATGTTTGACGACGTTCTCCATAGATTTGAAGAACCTAGAGGTGATGGCTGACAAGCCGATGAAGCAGTAGGCAAGACCgagaaaatataagaaagctCTGAAAGCATCGGATAAGCTACT is a genomic window containing:
- the LOC108812525 gene encoding magnesium/proton exchanger, whose translation is MCRPEIKAEGTIYGRVMQGFLIRKASLIITDIYKWLLARLATAKSNQLLFSENLSSDGRIVNAVHLRLFSPILFPSCYQLATMASILNQTQESSNVLGHVRCESYFLFSGESSLSDAFRAFLYFLGLAYCFIGLSAITSRFFKSMENVVKHSRKVVSVDPVTKAQLITYKKVWNFTIADISLLAFGTSFPQISLATIDAFRNLGERYAGGLGPGTLVGSAAFDLFPIHAVCVLMPKAGELKKISDLGVWLVELVWSFWAYIWLYIILEVWSPNVVTLVEASLTVLQYGFLLVHAYAQDKRWPYLSLPMSRGDRPEEWVPEETDTSIDDNDVHDVYPDAAQGAAESGNRNIVDIFSIHSANSDAGITYHTVADNSAESSTKRGKAKKKATVFDTWKQQFVDAITLETSESKKVDSIYLRIAKSFWQLVLAPWKILFAFVPPCNIAHGWIAFICSLLFISGVAFVVTRLTDLISCVTGINPYVIAFTALAAGTSWPDLVASKIAAERQLTADSAIANITCSNSVNIYVGIGVPWLINTVYNYFAYREPLYIENAKGLSFSLLIFFATSVGCIVVLVLRRLIIGAELGGPRLWAWLTSAYFMVLWFVFVVLSSLKVSGII